Proteins found in one Terribacillus sp. DMT04 genomic segment:
- a CDS encoding ATP phosphoribosyltransferase regulatory subunit encodes MFLPAGSRDLTGKQLTNRVAIYETFQSVVNLRNYQSIETPVIEYSNTFTNSYAGMTMKKMLKWFDEEGEIEVLRPDWTIAVARALSNQQSKQQKWAYAGSVFRKDHNGVESHQAGIEIIRTPGLYGEYESLFTAVRFLRELGVDSYSVELGHTEIFETFIASLELDEEKASQVRQAMHDKRKDEVYRLISETGSEQTAAAVADLADAFGGTAVLAKYEQEWAEEPKLLAVIQELQQLALALEELGQDVIVDLGRVKQLPYYNGAMFRGFVAANGAECFSGGRYDELYEQFGGSMSAVGLAFDMDVLAAALPAAAKQERVCLMTDEQGLIAAEKLRDKFPHAVVDVRVGETAESYDQVFQLVRNGEEYEVKVK; translated from the coding sequence ATGTTCTTACCTGCAGGGAGCCGCGATTTGACAGGCAAACAGCTTACTAATCGCGTCGCTATATATGAAACGTTCCAGTCTGTTGTGAATTTACGGAATTATCAATCGATTGAGACGCCAGTTATTGAATATAGCAATACTTTCACTAATTCATATGCCGGAATGACAATGAAAAAGATGCTCAAATGGTTTGATGAAGAAGGAGAGATTGAAGTACTGCGACCTGATTGGACAATCGCTGTAGCAAGAGCTTTATCCAATCAGCAGTCAAAGCAGCAGAAATGGGCTTACGCGGGTTCCGTGTTTCGAAAAGATCATAATGGCGTCGAAAGTCATCAAGCAGGAATTGAAATTATTCGAACACCAGGGCTTTACGGGGAATATGAAAGTCTGTTCACTGCCGTTCGTTTCTTACGAGAGCTTGGCGTGGATAGTTACAGCGTTGAACTCGGGCATACCGAAATCTTTGAAACGTTTATCGCTTCGTTAGAATTGGATGAAGAAAAAGCATCTCAAGTAAGGCAGGCTATGCATGATAAACGAAAAGACGAAGTGTATCGGTTGATTAGCGAAACAGGCAGCGAGCAAACAGCGGCAGCGGTTGCTGATTTGGCCGATGCTTTCGGCGGGACAGCTGTATTAGCTAAATACGAGCAGGAATGGGCCGAGGAACCGAAGCTGCTTGCTGTTATTCAAGAATTGCAGCAGCTGGCATTAGCGTTAGAAGAGCTTGGGCAGGACGTTATTGTTGATCTTGGGCGTGTCAAACAGCTCCCTTATTATAATGGCGCCATGTTCCGCGGATTTGTAGCAGCAAACGGAGCAGAGTGCTTCTCTGGAGGCAGATATGATGAGCTGTATGAACAGTTTGGCGGCAGCATGAGTGCTGTCGGATTAGCATTTGATATGGATGTCCTCGCAGCAGCACTACCAGCAGCAGCTAAGCAAGAAAGAGTGTGCCTCATGACTGATGAACAAGGTTTGATTGCTGCAGAAAAACTGCGTGATAAGTTCCCGCATGCTGTCGTAGATGTCAG